The window CACCTTCCTCGCGATCAAAATAAATCTCAAATGCACCAGACTTGTTCTGCCGCATATTTTCCTGCCGGTATGCGCTACAGAAGACATATAACTGAACATCCTTCAGCCACACACGGTGCTTGGAGCGACGGCTGAGCCAGGTCCGCGACTGGGACTGGTGTGTGACTGAGAAAACGGCGTTTAGAACAAGGTTGGCCGGTAGACAATAGGCACATGAAACTCACCAAAGGCTGTCCATACGGGACATTGTCTCaactccccttcccataCCGCTGCATGGAGGCGTAGGCCTCGTGTTTGTATGTCTTCGTACACAATGAGGGAGTGTTTGAAGCCGTCATCAATAATTTGCCTGATGGAGACACGCAAGTCAGCTTGGACTGGGCCTGAACCCATGATGGAaaaggttggaggagggagtctGGTTTAAACGCACGCTTGAAAGAGACGTTTCTCTCTCTGAAGTCCGAATTCATTGGGATGTATTTGCACCGTCAACATATTGCGTGCCTTCAGCGCTACAAACGTACAGTAAAACAACACCATTTCTAGACATCTTGTTAGCCAGTCCAGAGACAAAGGAAATTAAAAAAGTGACGAGGACGCCTACCCTCCCATGTCAGGAAGTATAGAGCAGCCCAGAGTTTGCTGCATTGTTCTGACCGGCTCCATCGTTTGAGCTGCAGTGCACTTCCTTCCCGGTTGATACAGAGCTCGTGGGCACCAAACAGCGAGAACCAGGGAATATCGCCCTGCATGGTTCTCATGAGCAAGTAAGGTGATTGGTCGACCGAATTCAAGTAGACAACGATTGAGATCCTGTCCTCATCAAATGGCCTATAGTCACCAGTGGTATCAATACCCTTTCTGCATTGAAGAACTGAACTTATATGGCCAGTACGCACCTCCGGAATAGAATTTTGGACTCTGGCGGAATAGTGAAATGGCCCCAGGGGTAGAAGGGTCCATACGACTTGGAGCTTGAGAGATACGTCAGCTGGACCTTCAGAGGTGGCTATTTTCAACAGAACATACGGTCTTAAATGTTTCAGGGCCGTTCGAGACGGCAGCGGTAGGGAGAATATCTGCTCCGCCCAGTGGGCGTTCTGTGATCCGTTAGAATGGCGAATTCAACAGAAAGAGAGAACCTCACGAACGGCGTCTTGCATGATTGCTAGTGGCATAAGCTCTTGCCGCACCAGGGTCCCAATCTGCATCGGAGGTGGCGCTTCAGGGAGAGAGTAGTCGTTAGCCACCGCGAATTCTTCCTGGCCATACGCCAGCTAGCTCCAGGGGGAAGAAACTCACCGATTCCTCTTTGTTCCCGCAGCTTCAAAATTCGAGTGCGGAGGGTTTCAAGAGTATTGAGCTCAAAGCTCGGCGACCTAAACAAAGTAAGCTCACGGCCAAATAAAGTGTTAGAAGGAGATCAAAGTTACCTCGTCAGCAGCTGCTTCAGCAACGATAGGAAGTGATTGTAAAGGACAAATCTTTGTGGAAGTGGGAGCCCAGAGGCTTCTTCCGTCATTTTATTGTACATCTTTCGCCATCTCATTTCTCTCGAAATGGATTTCTCCTCATAGTAACCGATGATATCTTTCAGGGTCCGAGACAGGCAAGGGAGCACG is drawn from Podospora pseudocomata strain CBS 415.72m chromosome 1 map unlocalized CBS415.72m_1, whole genome shotgun sequence and contains these coding sequences:
- a CDS encoding uncharacterized protein (EggNog:ENOG503P211); this encodes MELETAVNLNIPTEAHLLRGCCREADRCEIVAMGLDQLRIALPESFHGHLIALTGEIRSSCRLLRDLADRSQVHFSRVPIVANYLNVVLPCLSRTLKDIIGYYEEKSISREMRWRKMYNKMTEEASGLPLPQRFVLYNHFLSLLKQLLTRSPSFELNTLETLRTRILKLREQRGIAPPPMQIGTLVRQELMPLAIMQDANAHWAEQIFSLPLPSRTALKHLRPSKSYGPFYPWGHFTIPPESKILFRRPFDEDRISIVVYLNSVDQSPYLLMRTMQGDIPWFSLFGAHELCINREGSALQLKRWSRSEQCSKLWAALYFLTWEGKLLMTASNTPSLCTKTYKHEAYASMQRYGKGS
- a CDS encoding uncharacterized protein (EggNog:ENOG503P211) — protein: MSLTHQSQSRTWLSRRSKHRVWLKDVQLYVFCSAYRQENMRQNKSGAFEIYFDREEGAKRFREVFALRMANVESSEEVDNDDAGPS